A genomic window from Cytobacillus suaedae includes:
- a CDS encoding DUF1700 domain-containing protein produces MEKNRFINELNRLLEKVPEHDRREMLYDYEEHFSIGLAEGRSEDELILELGDPTIIARDLLADYRVTKAENDKSIPNMFNAIVAAVSLSFFNLVFILGPVLGVFGVYVGLCVTAIAFTLSPLAIFPSIFFNGFEGLPFTFFVSLTLCSLGVLLSVGMIYVGRYFYNLILRYIKFNIRVIKGGKAA; encoded by the coding sequence ATGGAGAAGAATAGGTTTATAAATGAGCTTAATAGGCTTTTAGAGAAGGTACCAGAGCATGATCGAAGAGAGATGCTGTATGACTATGAAGAGCACTTTTCTATTGGGCTTGCTGAAGGTAGAAGTGAAGATGAGTTAATTCTAGAATTAGGTGATCCTACAATAATTGCTAGGGACTTACTAGCCGATTATCGTGTAACAAAAGCTGAGAACGATAAGTCGATACCTAACATGTTCAATGCAATTGTCGCAGCTGTTAGTCTTAGTTTCTTTAATCTAGTATTTATTCTTGGGCCTGTTCTAGGAGTATTTGGAGTATATGTTGGACTGTGCGTAACTGCAATTGCCTTTACATTATCACCGTTAGCTATTTTTCCTTCAATCTTCTTTAATGGATTTGAGGGTTTGCCATTTACGTTTTTTGTATCGTTAACACTATGTAGTTTAGGTGTTTTATTAAGTGTAGGTATGATCTATGTTGGAAGATATTTTTACAATTTAATTTTACGCTACATCAAATTTAATATTCGCGTTATAAAGGGAGGAAAAGCAGCATGA
- a CDS encoding AAA family ATPase — MRFDYLNLRAFGHFTDYELLFDQMKNFHLIYGPNEAGKSTTLRSITHFLYGFPQQTNDSFLHSNTKLRIEGQLKKSSGEILQFVRRKGIKNTTLDVDGASLDENMVNHFLQGISEEHFLNMFALDHVRLREGGESLLQSGGNLGESLFSAASGINILRKVFEDLDKKSGDLYKKRGSTPEINKLLKEEKELKKQISEYQLKVQAWKDLERRYSDGKKQIDSISKEVRELRGKQDKLQRLKLTLPKIAKRENLRQKLKELGELPTMPENSAEIRIDSQQKLNLASLDKKKAENEQRDLQLDMEKITIPAGILEQAASINSLYREMQSYQNQVNQVPRLEGEIGILEERVLAIMKEIDPSNAELEYIDTFRITSEKKETIRELCKEKPLLDQTLQEYTKERSEIEEELVNKRSELDSLPELPDTEELEDVIDQVKRAGDIEEAITQLISEFNQKELLIEEEVKLLPQWSGSYQELMNLEVAILAETIKKYEVEQTRLIKMLDHVKSQLSTQKELIEGHEEKIRELEALAEIPSEETLVNARTYRDQEWQSICSKLKNWNTNTSTQISFWEESSESTFEKSMKNADSIADKMRFEAAKVGEKNKRLSDIDSCKKKVQEIELEEKRLHDKIVEWETAWGELWKPTTITPLTPAEMKEWISKFDFIKVLVKENEKVKKSIRELESKKEQLKNTLKVSVSTFTKVSSEKSLTEILSIAERQYKSILEVEAKRNRLLEGISEINRRLNTNEQKVNELKRRISDWNKDWAEVILDTNISSTTSVKVAERLLSKYEDCSKTYEEFKKVEKDLKAVKIQISQFENSVSSLLHLVDIKMELENTDLIVNHLYAALQKAQTDRTEHTNLEKQIKKLRDIIRNAEEEIENANSVINGLLRMADCQEVHELENLEKRFQLKQNYMKDIRTIEEELLLNGNGLSLHDVLEEAKDADHDQLGIQIEEIMSKLEEIEPLRSQMEQNYGVVKKEYEEKVQGNSTSSVTAEQNKSSLLTKLANVTDQYVNLKLASLLLQRGIEHYRNQNQDPILNRASELFARLTLQSFSGLQVDYDEKDQPVLMGIRSNGDKVPVEGMSDGSTDQLYLALRIASIEKYASENEPMPFIVDDILVHFDDIRAKETLKILLELSNQTQIIFFTHHSRLVEIMNEIALDSEYQLKEINGKEALTV, encoded by the coding sequence ATGAGATTTGATTACTTAAATTTGCGAGCATTTGGTCATTTCACTGATTATGAACTACTTTTTGATCAAATGAAGAACTTCCACTTGATATATGGACCAAATGAAGCTGGTAAAAGTACTACATTAAGATCAATAACCCACTTTCTGTATGGCTTTCCACAACAAACGAATGATTCCTTTCTCCATAGCAATACAAAGCTTCGCATCGAGGGTCAATTAAAAAAATCATCGGGTGAAATCTTACAATTTGTTCGAAGAAAAGGAATCAAAAACACAACTCTAGATGTTGATGGTGCTTCTTTAGATGAAAATATGGTTAACCACTTTTTACAAGGAATCAGTGAAGAGCATTTCTTAAATATGTTCGCTCTTGATCATGTGCGTCTACGTGAAGGTGGAGAGAGCTTATTGCAAAGTGGAGGAAACCTAGGTGAAAGCTTATTTTCAGCTGCATCAGGAATTAACATACTCCGAAAGGTTTTTGAAGACCTAGACAAAAAGTCAGGTGACTTATACAAAAAACGTGGTTCAACCCCTGAAATTAATAAACTCCTAAAAGAAGAAAAAGAACTTAAAAAACAAATATCAGAGTATCAACTAAAAGTACAGGCATGGAAAGACCTTGAAAGAAGATACTCGGATGGTAAAAAGCAGATTGACAGCATTAGTAAAGAGGTTAGAGAACTACGTGGAAAACAAGACAAATTACAGCGATTGAAATTAACACTACCCAAAATCGCTAAACGGGAAAATTTACGACAAAAGCTAAAAGAACTTGGCGAATTACCGACTATGCCTGAAAACTCCGCAGAGATACGTATAGATAGTCAGCAAAAACTAAATTTAGCTAGCCTAGATAAAAAGAAGGCTGAAAATGAACAGCGAGATCTTCAGTTAGATATGGAAAAAATCACTATTCCGGCTGGCATATTGGAGCAAGCAGCAAGCATCAATTCTCTTTACCGTGAAATGCAGTCTTATCAAAATCAGGTAAATCAGGTTCCGAGACTAGAAGGTGAAATAGGAATTCTTGAGGAAAGAGTATTAGCTATAATGAAGGAAATAGATCCTTCGAATGCTGAACTAGAATATATTGATACATTTCGTATAACTTCAGAAAAAAAAGAAACCATTCGTGAGCTTTGTAAAGAAAAGCCGCTTCTGGATCAAACACTTCAGGAATACACCAAAGAGCGAAGTGAAATTGAAGAAGAACTGGTAAACAAAAGAAGTGAATTAGACTCTCTCCCAGAATTGCCCGATACGGAAGAACTTGAAGACGTGATTGATCAAGTGAAACGTGCTGGAGATATCGAAGAAGCTATTACACAATTAATTTCAGAATTTAACCAAAAGGAACTGCTAATTGAGGAAGAAGTTAAATTGTTACCGCAATGGAGTGGTAGTTACCAGGAACTAATGAATCTTGAAGTAGCTATCCTAGCGGAAACGATAAAAAAGTACGAGGTGGAACAAACACGATTAATAAAAATGCTGGATCACGTTAAGAGCCAACTTTCAACACAGAAAGAACTGATTGAAGGACACGAAGAAAAAATCAGAGAGCTAGAAGCGTTGGCAGAAATTCCATCAGAAGAAACCTTAGTTAATGCTCGAACTTACCGCGATCAGGAATGGCAGTCAATTTGTAGTAAGCTTAAAAACTGGAATACGAATACCTCAACACAAATTTCATTTTGGGAAGAGTCAAGTGAAAGTACGTTTGAAAAGAGTATGAAAAATGCTGATAGTATAGCAGATAAAATGAGGTTTGAAGCAGCAAAGGTAGGAGAAAAAAATAAGAGATTATCAGATATTGATAGTTGTAAAAAGAAGGTTCAAGAAATAGAACTTGAAGAGAAGAGACTGCATGATAAAATTGTAGAATGGGAAACGGCTTGGGGAGAACTATGGAAGCCTACAACCATTACACCTTTAACTCCTGCAGAAATGAAGGAATGGATAAGTAAGTTTGATTTTATTAAAGTACTTGTCAAAGAAAATGAGAAAGTCAAAAAGTCAATCAGAGAGCTAGAAAGTAAGAAAGAGCAATTAAAAAATACACTAAAGGTATCAGTATCTACGTTTACTAAAGTATCTTCGGAAAAATCCCTAACTGAAATACTAAGTATTGCCGAAAGACAATATAAGAGTATTTTAGAAGTTGAAGCGAAAAGAAATAGGCTACTAGAAGGAATATCTGAGATAAACAGAAGGCTCAATACGAATGAACAGAAAGTAAATGAGTTAAAAAGAAGAATAAGCGATTGGAATAAAGATTGGGCAGAGGTTATCCTAGATACAAACATTTCTTCTACTACCTCTGTAAAAGTTGCTGAAAGACTACTTAGTAAATATGAGGATTGCTCTAAGACTTATGAGGAGTTTAAGAAGGTTGAAAAGGACCTAAAAGCTGTTAAGATACAAATCTCACAATTTGAGAATAGTGTATCCTCCCTTTTACATTTAGTTGATATTAAAATGGAACTTGAAAATACCGATCTAATTGTTAATCATTTATATGCAGCTCTTCAAAAAGCTCAGACTGATCGTACTGAACATACAAACCTAGAAAAACAAATAAAGAAGCTTCGTGATATTATTAGAAATGCTGAAGAAGAAATAGAAAATGCGAATTCAGTAATAAATGGGCTACTGCGTATGGCAGATTGTCAAGAAGTCCACGAGCTAGAAAATCTTGAGAAAAGGTTTCAGTTAAAGCAGAACTACATGAAGGATATTCGAACCATTGAGGAGGAGCTTTTGCTAAATGGGAACGGTTTATCACTTCATGACGTTCTTGAAGAGGCCAAAGATGCAGACCATGATCAACTAGGAATTCAAATTGAGGAAATTATGAGTAAACTCGAGGAAATCGAACCATTACGCTCTCAAATGGAACAGAACTATGGCGTTGTAAAGAAAGAGTATGAAGAAAAAGTCCAAGGAAACAGCACATCTTCCGTTACTGCAGAACAAAATAAATCAAGTTTGCTTACTAAACTTGCTAATGTTACAGATCAATACGTTAATCTAAAGCTTGCATCTTTACTATTACAAAGGGGTATAGAGCATTATAGAAATCAAAATCAAGATCCTATTTTAAACAGAGCGAGTGAGCTGTTTGCTAGATTAACCTTACAATCATTTAGTGGTTTACAAGTTGATTATGACGAGAAGGATCAGCCTGTACTAATGGGGATTAGATCTAATGGTGACAAGGTACCTGTTGAGGGAATGAGTGATGGTTCAACAGATCAACTCTACTTGGCACTTCGCATAGCTAGTATTGAGAAATATGCATCAGAAAATGAGCCGATGCCTTTTATTGTGGATGATATTCTTGTCCACTTTGATGATATTCGTGCTAAAGAAACTTTAAAAATCTTATTAGAACTTTCAAATCAAACGCAAATTATCTTCTTCACTCACCATTCTAGACTGGTGGAAATTATGAATGAAATTGCTTTAGATTCAGAATATCAATTAAAAGAAATCAACGGTAAGGAAGCATTGACCGTCTAA
- a CDS encoding PadR family transcriptional regulator produces the protein MNVQFKKGALELCVLILISKRDQYGYELAQNISSKIEVAEGTLYPLLRRLTKDEYVTTYLAESSEGPPRKYYSLTDKGKGYMKLLVEEWRQFAGAVNEFIEEGHQHGEE, from the coding sequence TTGAATGTCCAATTTAAAAAAGGAGCCTTGGAATTATGTGTGTTGATTCTAATTTCTAAAAGAGACCAGTATGGTTATGAATTGGCTCAAAATATATCAAGTAAAATTGAAGTGGCAGAAGGAACCTTATATCCATTATTGCGGAGGTTAACAAAGGATGAGTATGTGACTACTTATTTAGCTGAATCGTCTGAAGGACCTCCAAGGAAATATTATTCTTTAACGGATAAAGGAAAGGGTTATATGAAATTATTAGTTGAGGAATGGCGACAATTTGCAGGTGCTGTAAATGAATTTATTGAGGAGGGCCACCAACATGGAGAAGAATAG
- a CDS encoding DUF4097 family beta strand repeat protein translates to MKKVVLGALVLLIVGLVGSVATASFSDVFSVNTVEVYEEKTVKANSVETIDVNLSSTDLHFEPISGDDIIVELSGSVSKKIKDQYELVVDQKGDRLEVSLDKLDVMFYVGVTRIDLNLTLKLPEKIYHSILIEASSADVEMRDLRLSEVRTKVSSGDVRFENISTEEIVLETSSGDIQIIKSKADLFNLAASSGDVIMEDLKGDITVNTNSGSISLENEEVSGNMDFTATSGDVNVHFKSKPTAISLDFKGTSGEGNVSVEGFNYSEKSEERIIGNIGNASHELKVRTTSGDFSLN, encoded by the coding sequence ATGAAAAAGGTTGTACTGGGTGCGTTAGTACTATTAATTGTTGGTTTAGTTGGGTCTGTAGCAACTGCGAGTTTTTCTGATGTATTTTCCGTCAACACAGTTGAAGTATATGAAGAGAAAACAGTAAAGGCAAATTCAGTTGAGACAATTGACGTTAATTTATCTTCAACAGATTTACACTTTGAACCAATTAGTGGTGATGACATAATTGTAGAACTAAGTGGGAGTGTAAGTAAGAAGATTAAAGACCAATATGAACTTGTTGTTGACCAAAAAGGAGATAGGTTAGAAGTTTCCTTAGACAAGTTAGATGTTATGTTCTATGTTGGGGTTACCAGGATAGATCTTAACTTAACACTTAAACTCCCTGAAAAAATCTATCATTCTATTCTTATTGAGGCATCATCAGCTGATGTTGAAATGAGGGATCTCCGTTTAAGTGAAGTTAGGACGAAGGTAAGTTCAGGAGATGTTAGGTTCGAAAATATTTCAACGGAAGAAATTGTATTAGAAACTTCAAGTGGTGATATACAAATCATAAAATCTAAAGCTGACCTCTTCAATCTTGCTGCTTCTAGTGGGGATGTCATTATGGAAGATTTAAAAGGCGATATCACAGTTAATACAAATTCAGGTAGTATAAGCTTAGAAAATGAAGAAGTAAGTGGAAATATGGATTTTACTGCAACGAGTGGTGATGTAAATGTACATTTTAAAAGCAAACCAACTGCAATCTCACTAGATTTTAAAGGTACCTCAGGTGAAGGAAATGTTAGTGTAGAAGGGTTCAATTATAGTGAAAAATCAGAGGAAAGAATTATTGGGAACATAGGTAACGCTAGTCATGAATTGAAGGTTAGAACAACATCTGGTGACTTTTCTTTAAATTAA
- a CDS encoding DNA repair exonuclease, whose protein sequence is MSLSFSFIHAADIHLDSPLSGLEQYEGAPVDKIRSATREAFKNLIDTAINNQVSFIIIAGDLYDGDWKDYNTGLFFANQMVRLQKEKIKVYLIRGNHDAASLITRELKLPDNVFEFSVKEAESYIDDDLRVAIHGQGFASRAVEENLVKKYPRRHDDYLNIGILHTSATGREGHETYAPCSVEDMKGLGYDYWALGHIHLRELLHESDPVILFPGNIQGRHIKETGNKGCTIVKVEEGVIDSLDHISLDVLRWELCEVDASEVESMDELMNLAREVLEIKYQQVDGRFLAIRFRIYGTSKIHQELLISKEHLINNLRSIALDVGLGDIWVEKVRIETTRSINIDELKTQNTPLAVILEFIKEARNNESMLEDLLSEFQDIGQTLPYELRNSEEGFNFNDSDNIKMRIEDVEDLILYYLTKTGVEVR, encoded by the coding sequence TTGAGTTTATCATTTTCGTTTATTCATGCAGCTGATATTCATCTTGATAGTCCGTTATCAGGGCTAGAACAGTATGAAGGGGCTCCTGTTGATAAAATTAGAAGTGCCACTCGAGAGGCATTTAAAAATTTAATAGATACAGCAATTAATAATCAAGTGTCCTTTATTATTATCGCTGGTGATTTATATGATGGTGATTGGAAGGACTATAACACAGGACTATTCTTTGCTAACCAGATGGTTCGTTTACAAAAGGAAAAAATTAAGGTTTATCTTATCCGTGGTAATCATGATGCTGCAAGTCTCATTACTAGGGAATTAAAGCTTCCGGATAACGTTTTTGAGTTTTCTGTAAAAGAAGCAGAATCATATATTGATGATGATCTTAGGGTTGCTATTCATGGACAAGGTTTTGCGTCTCGTGCTGTTGAGGAAAATCTAGTGAAAAAGTATCCTAGACGACATGATGATTATTTAAATATCGGTATTTTACACACGAGTGCTACTGGAAGAGAAGGTCATGAAACATATGCCCCTTGTTCAGTAGAGGATATGAAGGGGCTAGGTTATGATTATTGGGCCCTTGGTCATATTCATTTAAGAGAACTGTTGCATGAAAGCGATCCTGTAATCTTATTTCCAGGTAATATTCAAGGAAGACATATCAAAGAAACAGGAAATAAAGGTTGCACAATTGTAAAAGTTGAAGAAGGAGTGATAGATTCATTAGATCACATATCACTTGATGTATTGCGTTGGGAGCTTTGTGAGGTTGATGCAAGTGAAGTTGAGAGTATGGATGAGTTAATGAATTTGGCACGTGAGGTATTAGAGATAAAGTATCAACAAGTTGATGGACGGTTCCTTGCTATTAGATTTAGAATTTATGGAACTAGTAAAATTCATCAAGAGTTACTAATATCTAAGGAACATTTAATAAACAATTTACGTTCAATTGCTCTGGATGTAGGTTTAGGCGATATTTGGGTTGAAAAAGTTAGGATTGAGACAACAAGATCAATAAATATCGACGAACTAAAGACACAAAATACACCTTTAGCAGTTATTTTAGAATTTATTAAAGAAGCTAGAAACAATGAAAGTATGTTAGAAGATTTGCTATCGGAATTTCAAGATATTGGGCAGACACTTCCATATGAACTACGAAATAGTGAAGAAGGCTTTAATTTTAATGATAGTGACAATATTAAAATGAGAATCGAAGATGTTGAAGATTTAATTCTTTACTATTTAACAAAGACAGGAGTGGAAGTGAGATGA
- the pssA gene encoding CDP-diacylglycerol--serine O-phosphatidyltransferase: MSKRYIPNALTFGNLFCGFLSLGYIINQDIRNATILIFIAMMLDALDGRAARILGVSNDFGKELDSLADIVSFGIAPAFLAIYTYFVDYGMAGMVIAGVFPLFGAYRLARFNLTSSPVSLNYFKGVPITFAGGLVAFLVLFHNSIPVPVFAVIYFTLCILMASSFKIPSFKDIPLPKYSFLVTPFLLYMTFLITKSKNVPIFFYVALGIYILFILLRFVKEKEIKFPRRRFKLPTRKFRLRKRK, translated from the coding sequence ATGTCAAAAAGATATATACCAAATGCCTTGACGTTTGGTAATTTATTTTGTGGTTTTCTTTCCTTAGGTTATATCATAAATCAAGACATTCGAAATGCTACGATTTTAATTTTTATAGCAATGATGTTAGATGCTCTTGACGGAAGAGCTGCTCGAATACTTGGAGTTTCAAATGATTTTGGGAAGGAATTGGACTCATTAGCTGATATAGTGTCATTTGGTATTGCTCCAGCCTTTTTGGCCATTTATACATATTTTGTAGACTATGGAATGGCTGGGATGGTTATTGCTGGAGTGTTTCCGCTTTTTGGTGCCTATCGATTAGCCAGATTTAATTTAACATCATCCCCTGTGTCTTTAAACTATTTTAAAGGTGTTCCCATTACATTTGCAGGTGGATTAGTGGCTTTTTTAGTTCTTTTCCATAATTCTATTCCCGTTCCTGTCTTTGCAGTTATTTATTTCACCCTTTGTATATTAATGGCAAGCTCGTTTAAAATCCCGAGCTTCAAAGATATTCCTTTACCAAAATATAGCTTTTTGGTTACGCCATTTTTGCTCTATATGACTTTCTTAATCACTAAGTCAAAAAATGTTCCTATCTTCTTTTATGTAGCATTAGGAATTTACATCTTATTTATATTGCTTCGTTTTGTAAAAGAAAAAGAAATAAAGTTTCCAAGGCGAAGATTCAAATTACCAACTAGAAAGTTTAGACTAAGGAAAAGAAAATAA
- a CDS encoding DUF2339 domain-containing protein, producing MSHKKTIEELEKKVDALQLEAHELKMMILELKRGGPETLPKKITDSIQATTNYKEDTPIKQKITIKEREPIDWERQIGQIWLPRIFIFVLLLGIIWAFKAASDYGYLNDPVKITIGYISAAVLLYIGQRQIRSNRIALGQVLLGGSIVLLLIVTFAMHVLYNMVPLLVALVLNLIWIGMGLYFSHRFKSQPLAVLTGIGGYLIPFLLENNDPNILNLVIFETIFYCLLLLFALKKQFKILYLVSFFMLHVTLLASVVITGSGQERIFGIAVLIQHGLLVATFFLKQDFIKYQISVLYTSFILTMSWVGFSFPETQYEMIVLLTFAAYSLLSIIFWNKDKQRVPIALSISTLALLLFLVSKFNEENVLGLIVLQGLLSIYIGILASSKLQQAVGASIYLLSGFIIISTDFYSIASIDFLNWVLFLGTLIVVLRMLPLTEAIKKNEITKVRQIIHIVFMILLLPFITHTVQALTHEFTLNIKYMAVSSSWGIYAFIGVILGSIKNYKPLRVFGLILLFITLAKLFLVDLTYVSIFIRAVLFIGLGIIGIIGSRIFYKNESK from the coding sequence TTGTCTCATAAAAAAACGATAGAAGAGCTTGAGAAAAAAGTAGATGCACTTCAACTGGAAGCTCACGAACTTAAAATGATGATTTTGGAGTTGAAAAGGGGAGGTCCTGAAACACTACCTAAAAAAATAACCGATTCAATCCAAGCTACGACTAACTATAAGGAAGATACCCCTATCAAGCAAAAAATAACCATAAAAGAAAGAGAACCTATTGATTGGGAACGACAAATAGGTCAAATTTGGTTACCAAGAATTTTTATATTTGTTTTATTATTAGGAATTATTTGGGCGTTTAAGGCGGCATCAGATTATGGCTATTTAAATGATCCTGTAAAAATTACTATTGGCTATATATCTGCAGCAGTATTACTATACATAGGTCAACGACAAATAAGGAGTAACAGGATTGCGTTAGGACAGGTTCTATTGGGAGGAAGTATCGTCCTCTTATTAATCGTTACTTTTGCTATGCATGTTCTCTATAATATGGTCCCTTTACTCGTTGCACTCGTATTAAACTTAATTTGGATTGGGATGGGATTATACTTCTCACACCGTTTTAAATCACAGCCGCTTGCAGTACTTACAGGTATTGGAGGGTACCTTATTCCCTTCTTACTTGAAAATAATGATCCAAATATACTAAATTTAGTGATCTTTGAAACCATTTTTTACTGTCTATTACTTTTATTTGCTCTGAAAAAGCAATTTAAAATTCTTTATCTCGTTTCTTTTTTCATGTTACATGTCACTTTATTAGCCTCGGTAGTGATAACAGGCTCTGGACAGGAAAGGATATTTGGGATAGCTGTACTGATTCAACATGGATTGTTAGTAGCTACTTTCTTTTTAAAACAGGACTTCATAAAGTATCAAATAAGTGTTCTTTATACTAGCTTTATATTGACAATGTCTTGGGTTGGTTTTTCCTTTCCAGAGACTCAGTATGAGATGATTGTGCTCTTAACTTTTGCAGCTTACTCATTGTTATCAATCATCTTTTGGAATAAAGATAAACAACGGGTCCCTATCGCTCTTTCAATATCAACATTAGCTTTATTATTATTTTTAGTAAGTAAGTTTAATGAAGAAAATGTGTTGGGGTTAATCGTTCTACAAGGATTATTGTCAATCTATATTGGGATACTTGCGTCCTCTAAACTTCAGCAGGCTGTTGGTGCAAGCATTTATTTGTTAAGTGGATTCATTATTATCAGTACTGATTTCTATTCAATTGCCTCTATTGACTTTTTAAACTGGGTACTATTTCTTGGAACACTAATTGTTGTGTTAAGGATGCTACCTTTAACCGAAGCAATCAAGAAGAATGAAATAACAAAAGTAAGGCAAATCATCCATATTGTGTTTATGATTTTATTGCTTCCATTTATTACACATACGGTCCAAGCTTTAACACATGAATTTACCCTTAATATAAAATATATGGCTGTTTCATCTTCATGGGGGATTTATGCTTTTATTGGAGTAATCTTAGGTTCAATCAAGAACTACAAGCCTTTAAGAGTCTTTGGGTTGATTCTTTTATTTATAACTTTAGCTAAACTGTTTTTGGTCGACTTAACTTATGTTTCAATCTTTATAAGGGCTGTCTTATTTATAGGGCTTGGAATAATTGGAATCATAGGATCAAGAATCTTCTATAAAAATGAATCTAAATAA